CCGCCAGACAGCTAGCATTGCACTTCATTCATTACTCCGACAGAGTCGAAACATCCGATTTCATTTGATGAGTAGTCTAAGGTACTAAGTCACAGAACTGTACGAATGGCTGGAATGTATATTGGCGGAGCACATCTGCCCGGTTTATACTTGGGTTGAGTATATTGTGTTGGTTTGGCAGTTTACCTGATTCACTGACGTCGTTATCCAAAAAGCCACGATACAACTCCCTCCGACTACCAGAGCAGTTATCCCGATATCTCGTGAGGTCTGTATTGACTAATAAATCAGTTAACCTGGAACACCACACAGCACCTAGTGACTACTTATTATGGTATTGTGTATGTTACTAGCATGTAGAATAAACCCCGATAAAACCCCACCTGAAGAGAGCTCTGATGTCATGCAATGGCTCCGGGACCAAGCTGTGTGTGGTACATGTGATGCGCCATCCAAAAGTTGTGAAGGTCGAGCATCGAATGCAAGGAAACCCCGAGCTTCATAATAAACTCAAAAAATACCGATAAACCAAAGTGCTATTCTGCACAATTTAGGGTAGTTATGCCTGACCAGGCACCCTAGAGCTATATCCTGGTCCCTGGCTGGCTCAATTCCGTTGTCTCGTAGGCTGAAAGATCATGACCCAGATCCGAGCTTGCAGGCGGAGCTGGCCGGGATTTGCCGCTAGGCCGGCCATGATTGTTAATCCAGTACCTGGTTTTACCAGCCCGTCATGTGCCAATATCAAGTAACGGCCTAAGGCGACCATAGCATTCTACCCTTGGCCTGAGCTCGTCGTCAGATCATCTCGGCTCTTCCACCAGCAACCCTCCAACGTCATCGGCTACAAAACAAAGCACATCTCCAATCCTTCTCTGTCACTAGCAAGCCAAGACAAGAAATCAAAACTTCAACGCCAGCATGCTTCGCACAACCTTCCGCCAGACAGCCGCCTTCCGGCCTGTTCGATGCTTCTCTACCACTCCTCGCGTTATGACTGAGGGAGCTACTGGTTCAGTCCGTCCCACTGGTGGTTCTGGGTGAGTTTTCCACCCACGGTCCAATTGACATGGGGATCGAAGGATTCTGACATTTGTCATTCTCTAGTGATGCCTTCCAGCGACGGGAGAAGGCCAACGAGGATTACGCTATCCGCCAGcgcgagaaggagaagctcattgagctcaagaagaagctccaggagcagcagcagcacctTGACCGTCTCTCCAAGCACATGTAAGCTACCCATGTACCATCCGCGCAGTTGTCGGACACCCGAGTTGAGCATACCTCTAACTTCAATTCCCCTTCAGTGACGAGATCACCCGTGAGCAGGGCGGCGAGAAGAACTAAACAACTCATACCTCGGATTACCGGATACCCCCGGCAAAGACTGCGGGGAGAAATCATCAGCTCTGACTGAGGTTCAATCCCGCTCGCCAAGATCGATGGATGTACATTTATCAGTTGGGGGAACTCGACCTGACTTGAAATTGCACTTCTTCCAGTGCTTGTCTTTTTCCATAGTCTAAACTAGTGTACAAGAACAATCACGCATTTGCACTCCTCAACATTGGATTTCCAGATGTCGCCCGTATCCTTGTTACTCTAAACTGAGCTGTACTGCACGTCTTCTCTCCGTGTTCATATCTGATACAGAATTATCTGAATTCCTTGCCTAAAACTCCAAGCCAATAATTATTGCcccctcctcatcgtcgacCCATGTAAGAGCGATAGAAGCTCTCTGCCGCATCATTATCAGAACCGGCATAATGACTTCCTAGGTTGCTGCTCGATTTCTGAGCAGCCGCGACCTTGGCTTGCAGCGACGAGGCATTAGCATCAATCCACTGCAATTGTGTAAGGTGGCCATTCAGGACCCGAACAATCTGGCTCAGCTGTGTACTGGGTTAGCAAACCTTATCCAGGGTAATAAAAAATGGAACGGAGCTTACAGGGTCCTCAGGCTTAGCACCCTTGTTCAATGTCCCTGAGATGTCATTGATTTCCTTGACCATCTTGGAGAGATCGCGCGACTTTTCATCCAATTGTTGCGTCAGCTTCTCCGCAAGCTTGTATGTACGTTCTCGTTCTTGGTCAGGGCCAGCTAACTGCTCACCAGGACCAAGCTGCTTCGCAAACATATCCTGAACCTCAGACTCATATCGGTCCAACCAAGCCTCGAGCTCATCTTGCTGGCTTTCTACAGCAGCAAGCTGTCGCTCGATTTCATGGCTGGCTCGTTCAGCCTCGAAAGTATCCAAGTACAACTTCTGGATCTTCTCGCCGTTATCCACCAGGCTTCTGTCCCAGGTCGACACAGTGGTGGCTTGCTCCTTAAATTCCTTCTGGTATTTGGAGAGATCGGATGCCCAACGTGTGACAATGTCCTCCATGGTTTTGTTCTTGAGTCGCGCCATCTGGGATGTTGGGCCAGTCGTGGAAGCGCCTAGGGCTCCAGGGGTGGCACTGGAAGCCGCAGACTTAGCTGCATCCTTGCTGGCGTCTGTGGTAGGCTTCGCACCAAACAGGCTGCTGGCAGCAGCAGGAGTTGAGCCAACCGCAGGGGCAGTAGTAGTTGTTGCACCAGCTGTTGCAGTCGTGGTAGCTGCAGAACCGGCCGGCTGGCTGGATGCAGGTGCTCTGAACAGACCACCGGCTGGCGTTGAAGTAGATGATTCGGTAGATGGCTTGGGAGCGCCGCCAAAAAGACTGCCAGCGCTTGCTGAAGTTGTGGCCGGAGCCGCTGTAGAAGTTGTACTTGTTGCAGGTTTGGCTCCGAACAAACCTCCAGCTGTTGTTGTAGCAGAAGCTCCTGAGGCAGCAGAAGTTGTTGCGCCGCCGCCGAAGAGGCCACTCGCCGGTGTCGAGCCTGGAGTTGTAGTCGCTGGGGCTGCAGGTTTGGCACCGAATAAGGAGGCTGTAGAGTTGGCAGGGGCCGTGCTTCCGGCTTGCGAAGCCGCAGCAGGCGGAGCCCCTTCAGTCTTCGTACCGAACAGGCCTCCGGCCGCGGGAGTAGAGGCTGGAGCCGGCTTTGCTCCAAAAAGACCCCCGGGAGGAGCGCTGCTTCCGGACTGCGCACCCCCGAAGAGGCCGCTGGATGATGCAGCTGCTGTAGTGCTGGGTTGGGCAGAAGGAGCAGACGTGCTTGCAGGTTTCGCTCCGCCGAATAAACTAGAGTTTCCACCGGATGCTTGCGCGCCTGTATTGCCGAATAATCCACCAGTAGGCTTCGAAGAGTCAGCGGGTGGTGCCCCAGCTGGAGTCGTAGATGGTAAAGCGAAAGTTGGCTTAGCAGGAGTTGCAGCCCCAGAGGCGGCGTTTCCGAAAAGGTTTGTGGTTGCAGAAGAAGGGGTAGCTGTCGCTGCCTGGTTGGCATTATTCTGGCCGAACAGACCAGCGCCACTACTAGCAGTAGTAGAAGAGCCACCACCGCCGAAGAGGCCAGTGGCTGGCTTGCTTGCATTGTTCCCATTGTTTCCAAAAAGTCCTGAAGATGCAGGGGCCGTTGAATTGCTggcaccaccaccaaacaATCCACCGCTAGCAGGTGCTGAAGTAGCGGCTGGCGTAGTAGACGAGGCACCCCCAAAAAGACCACCCGTCGCAGGAGTTGTAGAGCCACCACCGCCGAAGATACCACCAGAAGAGGGAGTGGTAGAAGTGTTGGCTGTGTTTGCGCCGCCGCCGAAGAGATTGCCGCCGGGCTTCTGCGCCGAGGCACCGCTTTGCTGACCAAACATATTGGTTGCGCTGCTGGTCGGTGTTGTGGTGTTACTGGCAGAGCCACCAATCGAGCCGAATGAGAAGCTAGGAGTTCCTGTAGCTGCTCCAAAAAGGCCCCCCGAAGCTGGCGCAGTCGATGTCGTGTTGTTGGGCGCGCTGGAAGAGCTTGCGTTTCCGAAGCTGAACGACATCTTAGGAGTTGAAGGCCGAGATCAGCTTGCTCGAATCGGGGGATTTATCGGTCGCGAGTACCTGATCCAGTTTGGAGAAGTATCGAGACGTCGAAGAAGAGGTTTCCCGGTAGTCGAAAGCAAGACCTGGGATGATGACTACGTAAGTCGAAATGGGAAGATTGTGGTCGTTGATGGCAACGGATGTGTTGAAGGCGGCTGGTCCGCATAGCATTTGGGAGCTTTTTTTGTGGAGACGCGTCCTGAGATGAGCATTTACCGCTAGCTGCACCGTGTCCGTGCTAGCCTACTTCGGCAACCGTTTCACATTGTACGTTATAAACGGTGTTTATTCAGTTTGGCTGTAACTTCAGATCTCGATAAAGACAAAATATTAACAATCATGACGGGTGAATTCAAACACAGAGCTTTGGAGTATGACACCCACGAATGAAAGTTCTGTACGGTGTTTCATCATAATAATACAACAGAAGTCATCAGCTACGCTGCCTTCGTTTAACCTTCTGGTCGTAAACATTGAGTATGTGGTGAAACATTTTGAATGGAAGACGCAGTATATGTATGATAGAGCAGTCTTCAAGTTGAGATCAGTTGGCTTATGATAATGATAGGAAGTGGAATGTAAGATGCGGCACTGTCTAAATGGGACGATAAGTATTATGTTTTATGTATGTTGAAGATAGTAAGCATTGTGCTTCAGTTTCAGATGAAGGATAGATCTTGTGCCAAAGGTTGACAATGAACTGCTACTAGTCATCATCTCAATTTTCTCGTATCCATGCTAATGGGCCCAAACAGTACCTAAGGTTAGTAGGTAGGCCGGTAGCAAAGAAAGTTACAAGCATCGAAAATTACTTATTGCATCGTTCCTTTCAAGTTTCATGTAGTCTCACTATCATACTAATGCAGCAATATGCCAAGTATCGTGGCGTCAATCGAACCCTCCGACCCAAATACGGTGACCATGCTGTGTTCTAGACCAAGCTGATGCAGGGATAACTCAAAGCCAAGGATCGCGAatggatggattggatggGATGGGCAAGAGCCGCCCAACTGAGTTGAAGAAAAGAGGTAAGTGTTGGTAGCCCCACGTGATACTTGTCCACTTGAGCTCTACCTTAGGTAAGGTAGTAGGTAGCTCTCACGAACTGATGGACGGGAACGATCTCTTTTCTTGATTTATTCGTACCGATCATATTCTACCTAATCAAGTTCGTTGCTGTAACTAGCCTTAATTCGTTCTGTGCGCCAGCCCTCCTTCAACGACAGTCGTATTACACTTTACCGCCCTCACCTCACCACCTCAGGCTCCCCCAATACCGCGTTAAAGCCATTAAGCCTGCTCAGCTGTTAGCCCTGTGTTCCTTGAACCCCACGCCGACTATCAATACCGCATGTTCTAGATCTCGAAACACCATTTCCATCCAACTACCGTCATCATGACAGAcgccgagaagcttgagcttcCCAAGGGTGCTCCCGTTGAGGACCCTGGAGCCCACGAACTTGGTATGATGGCACCGATTTTCGGACAATCGACCACCCTTGCTAACATGTTGTAGCTGAGGAGTCCGAATCCGACGACCAGTTTACCGATGCTGCATCTGGCGCGGGAAGTCCCAAGATTAGTTCGCCAATTCCCAAGACCCGGGTCGAGAAGGTCGACGATCAGCCATCACACGGCGAGGTTCCAGGAACTGAAGCATACGAGATGCGGGGGCAAGATGCTCAGCCTGACGAGATTGCGATTGCTCCAGAGACGGGCGCATCTCAAAATGCTCCCTCTACGCCCGAAATCAAAGCTCCCACGACCATCGTAGAGGAGGCTCCTGGGGCTAGGAGCCGATCGCACTCAATTCAATATGAGGAGAGGCGCAAAGCAGATGCTTCTCCGGACATTCTCGTGGATTCTGATGGTCAGGTCAAGGAGATTCAAGGCGAGAGCGCACATGTTGACAGCAATTCTGGTACGGGAGTAGCAAAATCCTAAAATCCAAAAGAATGATCATTGACCACTGAGACTCGCCCGCGTAGATAATTCAAGACCGTCACCCGATACTACAGACTCGAAATTACAAGAAGATGGACCTTCTGAAAGCCCCCGTGCCATAGCTGCTTCATTACAAGAtgctgacgatgatgataacgatgacgatgacgatacACAACAAGATAATGATGGCGACGACGGTTTCGGCGACGACTTTGATGATTTCGAGGAGGGTAATGAGGACGATGACTTCGATGACTTTGAAGATGGCTTCCAGGAAGCGGAGACACCAGCGCCCACTGCCACACAGCCTCCGCAGCAATCTACATTACCATTCGTAAGATATACCTACGTTATGCCCCTTGTACTTCGCTCACCATTGTGTAGTCCATACCCGATTTTGATGGACTCGATCCAGAAGCAGTCGTATCTGCCTTGGAGCCTTTCCTCGCTACTCTATACCCTCCAGAAGAACTCGATCTTCCTACATTCCCTCCTCTCTCCAAGGACTCGGTGTTTTTCACAGCAAGGTCCGCATCTCTCTGGTCACAACTGGTAGCGCCACCTCCTCTCGCACCCCCTGATTGGATCCGCTCTCGCACACGCCGCCTCTTTCTCGTGTCACTCGGTGTTCCCGTCGATCTCGACGAGATACTCCCAGCCTCTAAGCAGAAGAAACTCGTCCTTCCTTCTCTCAACGTCCCCTCATTGTCCCCTAGAACGTCTACAGATTCCCGGTCTGTATCTAGGTTACGGCAAGGCGAAGGTAACAATTCATCTACTTCGGTTGATACGCAAGGAAAGCCATCAGCCTCGACAAGAAAGCGGCGCGGGCCTCCACCACAACCCGAGCTAGACCTCGTAGCTGCTCGTCATTTATGCCAAACAACAGACGAAGCGCTTGATGGTATGACTGATGAAGAATTAAAAGCGCACGTAGCCAAACTGGAAGGTTTGCAGGAAGCGGCCAAGGAAGCATTGGAATATTGGAAGAAGAGAACTGACGAAAAGATTGGCGATCGCGAAGCATTCGAAGGTGTCATAGAAAACTTGGTCAAGCACGCGCGCAAAACGCGCAAATAGATGTTATATATACTTGGAAGTTTAGTCATGAAATCTCTTCATTTCGTGCTATGAGCGTTTGGCTAAAACTTTTGGGTCTCCCTGTGAGGTTGGTGTAACCTCGATGCATTTACAGCGTAACTACATTTCTCATCCGCTAGTCACAGCCACATGTTCTTCGGAGCTCGTGGCATGGACTCATCTAGCTCCCCTTATTCTTTCGTCCCCATGCTCTCTTGTAAAATACCACCAAACACCAGGCCCCCTCCAGCGCCAACCGTCTACTCAAAATGCCTTCTGGGGCTTTGCCTCTGCAATTGGGcgttcttgagctcttcatGTCATGTAGCCGGGAAATCATGCGAAAAAGCTGCTTAAGTCGTTCGTTGGTCTAGGTGGAAAGTCTAAGCAGTGCTGGGCTCGAGGGTCACACCACTGTGAAGGAGGTCAGTCGAATTATTCTGTATCGGGGGAGGGACTCATGTGTGTGGAAACTTACGCAGCAATGGTAGCCCAACCAATGAGACGCCAATGCTTCTCAATACGTCTGCTCAGAGCAACCTTTTCGCCGATGTTGGTGCAGGCGGGGCTGGTCAGGACAAGCTTAGCAGCGTCGTTCTTGATGGCAGCAACCTTGGCGCCAGTGGAGGTAGAACCAATGTTGACCATGATAACCTCGTTCTTAGCGAGCTTAGCAACCTTGGCTTGTTTACCATCGGCGGTCCTCACACCGAGCAGGCGGCGGAGAAGGTAGAAGTTGACCTCGATCTCACTGTAGATCTCGGGAAGGCGGCCCTTGAGACCCAAGACGAAACCGACCAGACGATCGGCTCGGCACAGAGTAGGATCAATTCGGGTGCCGACACCGATGAGACCACCGGGAACGGCGTACTTGAGGTCGTTGGCTTCGGAGTTAAGCGAGACGACTCGGCTGAAAATGGGAGTGCACTTTAGGGCACCGCTATCGTCTCGGGAGACAATACCAGGTCGgatctcaatctcatcaccaagcttgacaaCACCGTGGAGAATAGAACCACCAGCAACACCACCCTTGAGGTCGTCGATCTCGGAACCAGGCTTGTTGACGTCGAATGATCGAATGACGATCATATGAGGGTCTATGCTGAAGTCTCTGGGAGGAACGGGAATGGTGTTGACAATGGCCTCGTTGACGGCATCGATGTTGAACTTGAGCTGGGCAGAGATGGGAATGACTGGGGACTTGCCGGCGACAGTTCCTCGGATGAACTTGAGGATGGATTGGTAGTGCTGCTGCGCAGCCTCTTCTCGCATAAGATCAACCTTGTTCTGGAGaatgatgatcttgtcgagcttcATAATCTCAATAGCAGCCAAGTGCTCAGAGGTCTGGGGCTGAGGGCAAGATTCGTTACCggcgatgagaaggagagcgGCGTCCATGACGGCGGCGCCTGACAACATGGTGCTCATGAGAATATCGTGACCGGGGCAATCGACGAATCTGTAAACATCAGCCATTATTCCGTACACGAGTTTTAATTAAAGTATCAACTTACGAGACGTGTCGCAATAGCCTGTAAGTACCGCCACAGCCATCTCTCTCACAAGGAGGGTCAACTTCCTTCTCACTCTTGTAACTGCGGTAGCATCCAGGTCGAGGGCATGCTTGGTTGTCGCATTTGTAGATCTTGGCGTTGGCATAACCCAACTTGATGGTAATGTTTCTGATCAACTCGTTCTTGAAACGGACAGTCTGGACACCAGAGATAGCCTTGACGACGGTGGACTTTCCGTGAGCTACATGGCCAATGGTACCAATGTTGATAGTAGCTTGACGGGCAATAATCTCGGGCGTCAAGGGGGTCAGGCTGGCAACATCGAGATCTTTGGGGTCGGTTTGCGGGGGCAGAGGAGGTTTTTGAGCAGCGGGCTCTGCGATAGCTGGGTTGGACTTCTTCAGAGCCGACTTGAGGGgcttctcatcaccagcctcgTTGTGGCCGACAGACTCGCCGGAGTCAGACTCGGACTCGATGTCGTCGTATTTGGGGTCGCCGTTggcagacatgatgaaggcGGGGCAATTCGGACGGTATTTCAGAAGTGGTTTTTCGGTCGTAGAGCAGCGGGGGAGCGGTTTCGAGTAAGGTAATCGGTCGGCTGGATCGGTATAAAATTACGGTCCAATATTCGAAGGTCTCACGAATGGTTCTCCAGGTTGCGGGTCGTCGAGGGCCGAGATTTTGCGTATTTCGCCTTGATGATGGCAAAATTCCTCGTGTGCAGTCTCTCGAAATGGCTATGACTCTTACGCTAGGCCTGATGGGGCGCGATAGAGCGATAAGGATTTGATGCCCCTCCTCGGGTGAGCTTCGGCCAAAGTATCCAAAGTGTCCCACCTCCATGATACCAGTGAAGGTTACCCTGTGGCAGGTACCCAGGTTATGAGAAGAATACTGTAAGATACCTAACCTACCTTATGTAGTAAGGTGAGTAGGTTTCAGCGTGGATTGGCATTGATAGGTGTTGTGCGGCTATTTTCCTTCTCAAGCGATTATACAATTCTGATAAGAGGCGTGCATTATCAATCCTGTTAGTTGTTTCGTGCCCGTTGTAGGTCTTGGAAGCAAAGCGGACTACGGAGTATCATTACGGCAATAGTATGGTATCAGGACAAGCTAGCAGTCTTGAAGGCCCCTCATGGCCTCGGAATGATCATTGCCTATTGAGGCGTACCTTGTCTCGAACcctcctcttttttttttcatcTGATCAATCGACCTATACATACAGGCTCTTGGTTTGTGAGACGACCTCCCGGAACTCAAGGAACGAATCCGGAATCAAGCTATCATTATTTTCATACGCTTTCAACTAATGAGCGGATTACGGATATAATGATGTTAACAAATACATGATTAACAATGCGTCTGGATTTAGGAGCAGATTAGCAATGATATGTTGTAGACAGTTTCTAGGTGATCACGTGCCAGAATTTAACCTTCCACTATCGATAAGACGCCAAGAT
This genomic stretch from Fusarium oxysporum f. sp. lycopersici 4287 chromosome 5, whole genome shotgun sequence harbors:
- a CDS encoding eukaryotic translation initiation factor 2 subunit gamma is translated as MSANGDPKYDDIESESDSGESVGHNEAGDEKPLKSALKKSNPAIAEPAAQKPPLPPQTDPKDLDVASLTPLTPEIIARQATINIGTIGHVAHGKSTVVKAISGVQTVRFKNELIRNITIKLGYANAKIYKCDNQACPRPGCYRSYKSEKEVDPPCERDGCGGTYRLLRHVSFVDCPGHDILMSTMLSGAAVMDAALLLIAGNESCPQPQTSEHLAAIEIMKLDKIIILQNKVDLMREEAAQQHYQSILKFIRGTVAGKSPVIPISAQLKFNIDAVNEAIVNTIPVPPRDFSIDPHMIVIRSFDVNKPGSEIDDLKGGVAGGSILHGVVKLGDEIEIRPGIVSRDDSGALKCTPIFSRVVSLNSEANDLKYAVPGGLIGVGTRIDPTLCRADRLVGFVLGLKGRLPEIYSEIEVNFYLLRRLLGVRTADGKQAKVAKLAKNEVIMVNIGSTSTGAKVAAIKNDAAKLVLTSPACTNIGEKVALSRRIEKHWRLIGWATIAAGVTLEPSTA